Proteins from one Deinococcus sp. AB2017081 genomic window:
- a CDS encoding YraN family protein, which produces MKGADAEDRAEAHLRALGREIVARNYRIPGGEIDLVTRDGDVLVFTEVRQRRQETHGSAAESVTPRKLALMRRAALTYLVRELGRDDVPCRLEVLAIDGAADSGTITLIPLDG; this is translated from the coding sequence ATGAAGGGCGCAGACGCGGAAGACCGGGCCGAGGCTCACCTGCGTGCCCTGGGGCGCGAGATCGTGGCCCGCAACTACCGCATTCCGGGCGGCGAGATCGATCTGGTCACCCGCGACGGCGACGTGCTGGTGTTCACAGAGGTGCGGCAGCGCCGGCAGGAGACCCACGGCAGCGCCGCCGAGTCCGTCACGCCGCGCAAGCTCGCGCTGATGCGCCGCGCCGCCCTGACCTATCTGGTGCGCGAACTGGGCCGCGACGACGTGCCGTGCCGGCTGGAGGTGCTCGCCATCGACGGGGCCGCCGACTCGGGCACCATCACGCTCATTCCGCTCGACGGCTGA
- the fumC gene encoding class II fumarate hydratase produces MTTRKESDTMGTLDVDATRYWGAQTERSIHNFPIGRDTFVWGRPVIRALGILKKGAAQANADLGELPRDVADLIVQAADEVIAGTLDEHFPLVVFQTGSGTQSNMNANEVISNRAIEIAGGEMGSKAPVHPNDHVNRGQSSNDTFPTAMHIAVVLELNERLYGSVQKLRDTLDAKAQQHAGLVKVGRTHLQDATPITLGQEIGGWVAQLDYALAEVRHAGEGLLELAIGGTAVGTGLNAHPKFGDLAAQKYSEETGFTFRSAENKFAALSAHDALVQTSAALRTLAGALMKMANDVRWLASGPRNGIGEIVIPENEPGSSIMPGKVNPTQSEAMTMVATRVFGNDATVAFAGSQGNFQLNVFKPVMVHAVLESIRLISDACLAFNDNCAVGIEPAYEKIEHNLSINLMQVTALNKHIGYDRAAAIAKKAHKEGSSLKEAALALGYVTDEEFAQWVIPLDMTHS; encoded by the coding sequence ATGACCACCCGCAAAGAGTCGGACACCATGGGCACGCTGGACGTGGACGCCACCCGCTACTGGGGCGCCCAGACCGAGCGCAGCATTCACAACTTCCCGATCGGCCGGGACACCTTCGTGTGGGGCCGCCCCGTGATCCGGGCGCTGGGCATCCTGAAAAAGGGCGCCGCGCAGGCCAACGCCGATCTGGGCGAACTCCCCCGCGACGTGGCCGACCTGATCGTGCAGGCCGCCGACGAGGTGATCGCCGGGACGCTGGATGAGCACTTCCCCCTGGTGGTGTTCCAGACCGGCTCGGGCACGCAGAGCAACATGAACGCCAACGAGGTCATCTCCAACCGGGCCATCGAGATCGCGGGCGGCGAAATGGGCAGCAAGGCCCCGGTGCATCCCAACGACCACGTGAACCGGGGCCAGAGCAGCAACGACACCTTCCCGACCGCCATGCACATCGCCGTGGTGCTGGAACTGAACGAGCGGCTGTACGGCAGTGTGCAGAAGCTGCGTGACACGCTGGATGCCAAGGCGCAGCAGCACGCCGGGCTGGTCAAGGTGGGCCGCACGCACCTGCAGGACGCCACGCCGATCACGCTGGGCCAGGAAATCGGCGGCTGGGTCGCGCAGCTCGACTACGCGCTCGCGGAGGTGCGCCATGCGGGCGAGGGTCTGCTGGAACTCGCCATCGGCGGCACGGCGGTGGGTACCGGCCTGAACGCCCACCCGAAATTCGGTGATCTGGCCGCGCAGAAGTACAGCGAGGAGACCGGATTCACCTTCCGCAGCGCAGAGAACAAGTTCGCCGCCCTGAGCGCCCACGACGCCCTGGTGCAGACCTCGGCAGCCCTGCGGACGCTGGCGGGCGCCCTGATGAAGATGGCGAACGACGTGCGCTGGCTCGCCAGTGGCCCCCGCAACGGCATCGGCGAGATCGTGATTCCCGAGAACGAGCCCGGCAGCAGCATCATGCCCGGCAAGGTCAACCCCACCCAGTCCGAGGCCATGACCATGGTCGCCACCCGCGTCTTCGGCAACGACGCCACCGTGGCCTTCGCCGGGTCGCAGGGCAACTTCCAGCTGAACGTGTTCAAGCCGGTGATGGTACATGCCGTGCTGGAGAGCATCCGTCTGATCAGCGACGCCTGCCTTGCCTTCAACGACAACTGCGCGGTCGGCATTGAGCCTGCCTATGAGAAGATCGAGCATAACCTGAGCATCAACCTGATGCAGGTCACGGCCCTGAACAAGCACATCGGCTACGACAGGGCCGCCGCGATTGCCAAGAAGGCCCACAAGGAAGGCAGCAGCCTGAAGGAAGCCGCGCTGGCGCTGGGCTACGTCACGGACGAAGAGTTCGCGCAGTGGGTCATTCCGCTCGATATGACGCACAGCTGA
- a CDS encoding CGNR zinc finger domain-containing protein has translation MTAPAAAFSFLAERLCLDFANTVDWHDTDHPGERVHTPADVIRWAAEAGALDATTAAALHAHAAAHPRRAAALLARARALREVIYRVFSALSHGHSPLPEDLGALDTARLEAARHQRLVPDGHRFTLTWDAPGDDLNRVWWPVALDAADLLTGGPLERVRQCADDRGCGWLFLDTSKAGRRRWCSMEDCGNRAKAQRHRQRATV, from the coding sequence ATGACCGCGCCCGCTGCCGCGTTCTCGTTCCTGGCCGAGCGGCTGTGCCTGGACTTCGCGAACACCGTGGACTGGCACGACACCGACCATCCCGGCGAACGGGTTCACACGCCCGCCGACGTGATCCGCTGGGCCGCCGAGGCCGGGGCCCTCGATGCCACCACGGCGGCGGCGCTCCACGCCCACGCAGCGGCCCATCCCCGCCGCGCCGCCGCGCTGCTGGCCCGCGCCCGTGCGCTGCGGGAGGTCATCTACCGTGTCTTTTCGGCGCTCAGCCACGGCCACTCCCCGCTCCCCGAGGATTTAGGAGCCCTGGACACCGCCCGGCTGGAGGCCGCCCGGCACCAGCGCCTCGTGCCGGATGGCCACCGATTCACCCTGACGTGGGACGCTCCCGGCGACGACCTGAACCGCGTGTGGTGGCCCGTGGCGCTGGACGCCGCCGACCTGCTGACCGGCGGCCCGCTGGAGCGCGTGCGGCAGTGCGCCGACGACCGCGGCTGCGGCTGGCTGTTTCTGGACACCAGCAAGGCCGGACGTCGCCGCTGGTGCAGCATGGAGGACTGCGGCAACCGCGCCAAGGCGCAGCGCCATCGCCAGCGCGCGACGGTGTGA
- a CDS encoding MFS transporter yields the protein MTTVGSDPPALRAQPDFLKLWGSETVSLFGTAITTLALPLTAVTRLDATPAQMGMLGAAQFLPFLLLALPLGVWVDRRARRPLMIVANAGRAALLAVIPLGAAAGWLRMDTLYPVALIAGTLDVLFHLSYSAYLPGLVGTARLVQGNSSLQASASVAEIAGPGLAGVLIGWLGAPGALLLDAASYVLAALGISAIRQREVAPARAGHPVHLLTEVREGLGLVVRHPMLRAMVIEAAIFNGAMQALGTLFVLYATRDLHLSPAQLGLIFGAGGVGALLGSLLAGPLAVRVGFGRALVLAAALACVAPLLVPAIHGTPATTVPLLMLAYALEGVGVAASSIHHLSLRQALTPPELLGRMSASYRTVTYGVLPLGALLFGVLGQHMGLNAALWVGTAMTATGWLWVRFSPVWTLRQLPEG from the coding sequence ATGACCACCGTGGGCAGCGATCCGCCCGCGCTGCGGGCCCAGCCGGACTTCCTGAAGCTGTGGGGGAGCGAGACCGTCTCGCTGTTCGGTACAGCCATCACCACGCTGGCGCTGCCCCTGACGGCGGTCACGCGGCTGGACGCCACGCCCGCACAGATGGGCATGCTGGGCGCGGCGCAGTTCCTGCCCTTCCTGCTGCTGGCGCTGCCGCTGGGCGTGTGGGTCGACCGCCGGGCCCGCCGCCCCCTGATGATCGTGGCCAACGCCGGCCGCGCCGCGCTGCTGGCCGTGATCCCCCTCGGAGCGGCGGCGGGGTGGCTGCGTATGGACACGCTGTACCCGGTGGCCCTGATCGCCGGCACGCTGGACGTGCTGTTCCACCTGTCCTACTCGGCGTACCTGCCGGGGCTGGTCGGCACGGCCCGGCTCGTGCAGGGCAACAGTTCCCTGCAGGCCAGCGCGTCGGTCGCGGAGATCGCCGGGCCGGGGCTGGCCGGCGTGCTGATCGGCTGGCTGGGCGCACCGGGCGCCCTGCTGCTCGACGCCGCGTCATATGTGCTGGCCGCGCTGGGGATCTCGGCCATCCGGCAGCGCGAGGTGGCCCCGGCGCGGGCCGGACATCCGGTTCACCTGCTCACCGAGGTGCGCGAGGGCCTGGGACTGGTCGTCCGCCACCCGATGCTGCGCGCCATGGTCATCGAGGCCGCGATCTTCAACGGAGCGATGCAGGCGCTGGGCACGCTGTTCGTGCTGTACGCCACGCGCGACCTGCACCTGAGTCCCGCGCAGCTGGGCCTGATCTTCGGGGCGGGCGGCGTGGGGGCACTGCTGGGATCGCTGCTCGCCGGGCCGCTCGCCGTCCGAGTGGGCTTCGGCCGGGCGCTGGTGCTGGCCGCCGCGCTGGCATGCGTCGCGCCGCTGCTCGTGCCCGCCATCCACGGAACCCCCGCCACCACCGTGCCACTGCTGATGCTCGCGTACGCCCTGGAGGGCGTGGGGGTGGCCGCGTCCTCGATCCACCACCTGAGCCTGCGCCAGGCGCTGACCCCGCCGGAACTGCTGGGCCGCATGAGCGCCAGCTACCGCACCGTGACCTACGGCGTGCTGCCGCTGGGTGCGCTGCTGTTCGGCGTGCTGGGCCAGCACATGGGCCTGAACGCCGCGCTGTGGGTGGGCACCGCCATGACCGCGACCGGGTGGCTGTGGGTACGCTTCTCGCCTGTGT